From the genome of Candidozyma auris chromosome 2, complete sequence, one region includes:
- the CDL1 gene encoding Cdl1p: MSASDDLLSLDDLTQMKGHISQLQATLNQVLSRAPPVAKYKELTSILESSANLPPSLASSPQIVDRLKATVNTPQIKVAVRIKELCDKGLLPFLLTLARCNFKSVKVDRHVGYILHYKPPKGVEPLVDDDSKKKDVLKDIEMYPPSLPPIEDNSLLKLVLTDKSFRQPADFLESQFREGHHDFNNNHNRKLAIKGRSLLDYLLLEIIDEKFLHKAHEDDVLYVRNRLTSTFTLAKFAYLYNLTDELQHVVSEELAFEDKLTIFKNVFLAYIQALTLSNYSMKEIKRWIEALYEPMLVKLAQQYSDGEILKNVYAVAYSEFQFLLTRVSSYFDHPTKKIRYSFDIVEEDPFVCKLTIEGEEYTTGSGATALDAKQRAAYELFQSKRLRYKFMKYLLENFKKPQSPPAAEAPPPPPPAPKQSSQTDDDDDYDPEALSSMKDDTSTSSHTPVSSQTPASSQKSEPPQSHPRKPLPYGALPPIPNMKRRTANR; the protein is encoded by the coding sequence atGTCGGCATCTGACGACCTCCTCCTGCTTGATGACTTGACCCAGATGAAGGGGCACATCTCGCAGCTCCAGGCCACGTTGAACCAGGTGCTCTCTCGAGCTCCTCCAGTTGCAAAGTACAAGGAATTGACCAGCATTTTGGAGTCGTCGGCAAATCTCCCGCCTCTGTTGGCGCTGTCTCCGCAGATTGTCGACCGCCTCAAGGCCACCGTGAACACGCCTCAGATCAAAGTCGCCGTAAGAATCAAGGAGCTATGCGATAAGGGGCTTTTGCCCTTTCTCTTGACGTTGGCGAGGTGCAACTTTAAATCGGTCAAAGTCGACCGCCATGTGGGCTACATTTTGCATTATAAACCGCCCAAGGGAGTGGAGCCCTTGGTTGACGACGactcgaaaaaaaaagatgtcCTCAAGGACATCGAAATGTATCCTCCCAGCTTGCCGCCAATCGAGGACAAttctttgctcaagttgGTTTTGACCGATAAGAGCTTCAGACAGCCCGCAGACTTCTTGGAACTGCAGTTTCGTGAGGGCCACCatgacttcaacaacaatcATAACAGGAAGTTGGCCATAAAAGGTAGAAGTTTACTCGATTACCTTCTTCTAGAAATCATCGACGAGAAGTTTTTACACAAGGCTCATGAGGACGACGTCTTGTACGTAAGGAACAGACTCACCTCCACCTTCACTTTAGCCAAGTTCGCTTACCTATACAACCTTACAGACGAATTGCAACACGTCGTTCTGGAAGAATTGGCTTTTGAAGACAAGCTTACTATTTTCAAGAACGTGTTCCTAGCATACATCCAGGCATTGACCTTGCTGAATTACAGCatgaaggagatcaagagATGGATTGAGGCTCTCTATGAGCCTATGCTTGTCAAATTGGCACAGCAGTATAGTGACGgagagatcttgaaaaacgTCTACGCTGTGGCATACAGTGAGTTTCAGTTCTTGTTGACTCGTGTGAGCAGTTACTTTGATCATcccaccaagaagatcCGCTACAGCTTCGACATTGTGGAGGAAGATCCTTTCGTTTGCAAACTTACCATCGAAGGAGAAGAGTACACTACTGGCTCTGGAGCTACCGCTTTGGATGCCAAACAGAGAGCTGCTTACGAGTTGTTTCAAAGCAAGCGCTTGCGTTACAAGTTCATGAAGTACttgttggagaacttcaagaagccgCAATCACCTCCTGCCGCCGAGGCACCcccacctccacctcctGCCCCTAAGCAGAGCTCGCAAAccgatgatgatgacgactACGATCCAGAAGCATTGAGCCTGATGAAGGACGATACGTCCACTTCTTCTCACACTCcagtttcttctcaaacaccTGCCTCATCGCAAAAATCAGAGCCGCCTCAAAGCCACCCTAGAAAGCCATTGCCTTATGGGGCCTTGCCGCCAATTCCCAacatgaagagaagaacaGCTAACAGATAA
- the MIR1 gene encoding Mir1p, whose product MATKTEVKLPNFTVGDYASFALAGAMGCGLTHGAMTPIDVVKTRIQLEPTVYNKGMISSFRQVISKEGAGALLTGLGPTVLGYSLQGAFKFGGYELFKKTFIEQLGFETASKYKNSVFMGSAALAEFFADIALCPLEATRIRLVSQPTFANGLIGGFTRILKEEGVGSFYNGFTPILFKQIPYNIAKFLVFERAAEAIFGFVGKPRADLSQGTLTAINLSAGIIAGCAAAIVSQPADTLLSKVNKTKKAPGQSTVGLLAQLAGQLGFRGSFAGLPTRLVMVGTLTSLQFTIYGSLKAALNCPKGIEL is encoded by the coding sequence atggcTACCAAGACTGAAGTCAAACTTCCAAACTTCACCGTCGGTGACTATGCATCTTTCGCCCTTGCCGGTGCTATGGGCTGTGGTCTTACCCACGGTGCCATGACTCCAATTGATGTGGTTAAGACCAGAATCCAGTTGGAGCCAACTGTGTACAACAAGGGTatgatctcttctttcagACAGGTCATCTCTAAGGAGGGTGCTGGTGCCCTTTTGACTGGTTTGGGTCCAACCGTCTTGGGTTACTCCTTGCAGGGTGCTTTCAAGTTCGGTGGTTACGaattgttcaagaagaccttCATTGAGCAGTTGGGTTTCGAGACCGCctccaagtacaagaaCTCTGTTTTCATGGGTTCTGCCGCTTTGGCTGAGTTCTTTGCCGACATTGCTTTGTGTCCATTGGAGGCCACCAGAATCAGATTGGTGTCGCAGCCAACTTTCGCCAACGGTTTGATTGGTGGTTTCACCagaatcttgaaggaggaggGTGTTGGTTCTTTCTACAACGGTTTCACCCCtatcttgttcaagcagATTCCTTACAACATTGCTAAGTTCTTGGTCTTCGAGAGAGCTGCTGAGGCCATCTTTGGTTTCGTTGGCAAGCCAAGAGCTGACTTGAGCCAGGGTACTTTGACCGCCATCAACTTGTCTGCTGGTATCATCGCCGGTTGCGCTGCCGCCATTGTTTCTCAGCCAGCTGACACCTTGTTGTCCAAGGTCAACAAAACCAAGAAGGCTCCAGGCCAGTCCACCGTCGGTTTGTTGGCCCAGTTGGCCGGCCAGTTGGGTTTCCGTGGCTCTTTCGCTGGTTTGCCAACCAGATTGGTCATGGTCGGTACCTTGACCTCGTTGCAGTTCACCATTTACGGTTCTTTGAAGGCTGCTTTGAACTGTCCAAAGGGTATCGAGTTGTAA
- the RPA34 gene encoding DNA-directed RNA polymerase I subunit RPA34, giving the protein MAPSHKSDERVYDSESGSDYEDVQFEPPKGFTKVQLQAPKSMGDKEVWLIKTPKGFPLEKLKTLPVSFTSTKVRNDGVRPLELDGTKYQVNEELFSADNDKYAVVNEEFRGKTIDRYYTVREIVDVPKIDHEAVTVPRKDVEKIDGLKMRHFATGYGARDFDEAQPIVESRLDDDGRVIKRAKVVAEEKEEEKEKKEKKEKKDKKDKKDKKDKKDKKDKKDKKKKEKKSSE; this is encoded by the coding sequence ATGGCTCCTTCCCACAAGTCAGACGAAAGAGTCTACGACTCTGAAAGTGGGTCTGACTATGAAGATGTCCAATTTGAGCCGCCCAAGGGGTTCACAAAAGTGCAACTCCAGGCCCCCAAGCTGATGGGTGACAAGGAAGTCTGGCTCATCAAGACCCCCAAGGGGTTCCCtcttgagaagttgaagacaTTGCCTGTATCTTTCACCTCTACAAAAGTCAGAAATGATGGCGTTAGGCCTCTAGAATTGGATGGCACAAAGTACCAGGTGAACGAGGAGCTTTTTTCTGCTGACAATGATAAGTACGCTGTGGTAAATGAGGAGTTCAGAGGAAAGACTATAGACAGATACTACACTGTGAGAGAAATCGTGGATGTGCCCAAGATTGATCATGAAGCGGTCACTGTGCCTAGAAAggatgtggagaagattgacgggttgaagatgagacACTTTGCTACCGGATATGGAGCCAGAGATTTCGACGAGGCGCAACCAATTGTCGAGCTGAGGCTAGATGATGACGGGAGAGTGATCAAAAGGGCCAAGGTTGTCGCcgaagagaaagaggaagagaaagaaaagaaggagaagaaggagaagaaggacaagaaggacaagaaggacaagaaggacaagaaagacaagaaggacaagaaggataagaagaagaaggagaagaagagtctgGAGTAA
- the DOA1 gene encoding Doa1p, whose amino-acid sequence MYKLRSTLPGHESDVRGITAVSNEKIVSGSRDGTARAWDLSLTLDTNPNNEICFSSPTGAFVNAVKFIRSNIVGDMVAVGGKDAIIYLAEPHASFVKPGDDFGKYQLIGHQGNVCALHYSDDVLISSSWDCTAKVWDLSSCSVKYDLVGHSASVWDAKIVDAASDTFLTCSADRTIRKWKGSKEVARFTGHNDVVRKLLVLPSGKEFVSASNDCTLKIWDIETGNVLQTLHGHDSFIYDIAILSNGDLVSTAEDRTVRIWREGKTIQAITLPCISVWCVDVLPNDDIAVGGSNKMVYVFTASADRQATADGIKQFTSHVQNSTISEQSIDNLKKTDIPGYDALERPGKEEGATIMVKSPAGVIEAHQWSGGQWTKIGDVVGSAGGSSSKKSFDGKEWDYVFDVDVEDGKPPLKLPYNANENPYTAAERFLADHDLPASYKDEVVRFIEQNTAGISLDQTTGTPGDSSNLAPSAAPATSQKRYGVLPEKTPILFKEFNPESLIKGFNKFNGEQEDSTAFASSIVRNVEDALRDLNSKNAIFLITKIIPKILSSWKPTQKLIGFDLLRASIPRVTTVDLIQSTEAAEEVLKLLLSSLDEVTEEDLTLIMMIARVLCNLTTSTLFVQLFFDVDNNNQVSLNEFYEDFTNKLNVVVKIVTSSDVASSHKFFKNAVTSIASFLYDLTALAHNNSSLSKNPTAAVAFYAILDEIAEDLIHADEEAAYRVCVALGNLLVLKVTSNKPSWYGACKKLYNGARFKDVYSDIDTA is encoded by the coding sequence ATGTACAAACTTAGATCGACGCTCCCAGGCCACGAGCTGGACGTTAGAGGTATCACGGCTGTGTCCAATGAGAAAATCGTCTCGGGTTCTCGTGATGGAACCGCAAGAGCTTGGGACCTTTCATTAACACTAGACACTAATCCCAATAACGAGATATGCTTCCTGTCCCCAACGGGCGCTTTTGTTAACGCTGTCAAGTTCATAAGGAGTAATATTGTTGGAGACATGGTTGCTGTCGGAGGAAAGGATGCAATAATTTACCTTGCTGAACCTCACGCTTCTTTCGTTAAACCTGGTGACGATTTCGGGAAGTATCAATTGATCGGCCACCAAGGTAATGTGTGTGCGTTGCATTATAGTGATGATGTGTTGATATCGAGCTCTTGGGATTGCACCGCCAAAGTATGGGATTTGTCGTCCTGCTCGGTGAAATATGATCTTGTTGGACATTCAGCCTCGGTATGGGATGCTAAGATCGTCGATGCCGCCTCTGATACTTTCCTCACTTGCTCTGCAGACCGCACAATTCGTAAGTGGAAGGGTAGCAAAGAGGTGGCTCGTTTCACAGGCCACAATGATGTCGTGAGgaagttgttggtgttgccGTCAGGAAAAGAGTTCGTTTCTGCTTCTAACGATTGTACCCTCAAAATATGGGACATTGAAACTGGGAATGTCTTGCAAACACTTCATGGTCATGACTCATTCATTTATGATATAGCAATTTTATCGAATGGTGACTTGGTATCTACTGCTGAGGATCGTACAGTGAGAATCTGGCGTGAAGGCAAGACAATCCAAGCAATTACTCTTCCATGCATTTCAGTTTGGTGTGTGGACGTCTTGCCAAATGATGACATAGCTGTTGGAGGCTCCAACAAGATGGTCTATGTCTTCACGGCCTCTGCAGACAGACAGGCCACTGCTGATGGTATTAAGCAATTTACCTCCCATGTCCAAAATTCTACTATTTCCGAGCAATCAATTGAtaacttgaagaaaactgATATTCCCGGCTACGATGCTCTTGAGCGTccaggaaaagaagaaggagcaaCAATAATGGTGAAGAGCCCGGCAGGTGTGATTGAAGCACACCAGTGGTCGGGTGGACAGTGGACTAAAATTGGAGATGTTGTTGGCTCTGCTGGAGGGTCTTCCAGTAAGAAAAGCTTTGATGGCAAAGAATGGGATTATGTGTTTGATGTGGATGTCGAGGATGGAAAGCCTCCACTCAAATTACCCTACAACGCGAATGAGAACCCTTACACTGCAGCAGAAAGGTTCCTTGCTGACCACGACCTTCCAGCATCTTACAAAGATGAAGTAGTAAGGTTCATTGAGCAAAATACCGCAGGCATTCTGTTGGACCAGACGACGGGGACCCCAGGCGACTCTTCCAATTTGGCACCACTGGCGGCACCAGCTACATCTCAAAAAAGATACGGAGTCCTTCCCGAGAAGACGCCAATTCTTTTTAAAGAGTTCAATCCTGAGCTGTTGATTAAGGGGTTCAACAAGTTTAATGGCGAACAGGAAGACTCAACGGCCTTCGCTTCCCTGATAGTGAGAAATGTGGAGGATGCGCTCCGTGATCTaaattcaaaaaatgcTATCTTTCTCATAACTAAAATCATCCCCAAAATATTATCTAGTTGGAAGCCCACTCAAAAGCTAATAGGCTTCGACCTATTAAGAGCGAGTATCCCCAGAGTTACTACTGTTGATTTGATTCAGTCCACAGAGGCGGCTGAGGAGGTTCTCAAGTTGCTCTTGAGCAGCCTTGACGAGGTGACTGAGGAAGATCTCACGTTGATCATGATGATTGCTCGCGTGCTTTGCAACTTAACTACAAGCACATTATTTGTTCAGTTGTTCTTCGACGTCGACAACAACAATCAAGTTTCCCTCAATGAATTTTACGAAGATTTTACGAACAAGTTGAACGTTGTTGTGAAAATTGTGACGTCGTCGGACGTTGCTTCAAGTCAcaagtttttcaagaatgcaGTGACGTCGATCGCATCCTTCTTATACGATCTCACAGCATTGGCTCACAATAATTCGTCCCTCTCCAAAAACCCTACAGCTGCTGTTGCATTCTACGCGATTCTCGATGAAATTGCCGAGGATTTGATTCatgcagatgaagaggCTGCGTACAGAGTTTGTGTTGCTTTGGGAAATCTCTTGGTATTAAAAGTTACATCAAACAAGCCATCTTGGTACGGCGCTTGTAAAAAATTATACAATGGGGCAAGATTCAAAGATGTCTACAGTGATATCGACACCGCCTAG
- the SAC1 gene encoding phosphatidylinositol-3-phosphatase SAC1, producing MSLTHFVSADGSHVLFSPRANQYLLVNSEGTSVSTSSPDVAAKGSGSTVSAVLGTIRFKINKYLVLVTKHEITGSIMGKKIAKVVSHKVYPLGNESLSKKDAEESNYLSLLEQHLNSASLFFSIDNAYDLTNSLQRQLANGVKTYDTRFFWNHYLSEELVAAGANAFVTPTIYGYFEEHSTEFKGHQKLDFALLTRRAWARAGTRYFRRGIDEHGNVANFNETEQIVTTSNNKIFSFLQTRGSVPVYWSEINDLKYKPNLAISSRPSQDATAKHFEEQVKLYGENYLVNLVNQSGYEKPVKDAYEEAVRTLSPSLAEKVKYIYFDFHHECSKMRWDRVKLLLDHLTQIGFTNDNFFAYDINSNTVTHVQDKVVRTNCMDCLDRTNVVQSMLGRWVLQKQLEVTNYLTTPGQAWEIIDPSFNLFFQSFWADNADAVSCAYSGTGALKTDYTRTGKRTKMGALQDLNNSITRYYLNNLRDGHRQDAYDLFLGNYRPFRDSRQSPFVDKRSPYIQLLPYIIGASFFVLLSLLIYPSGSLLSWKNILIVSGCLYLFLKNTTYLIKNGYQFVDWPRLVPLDFLKRTEEFTPDGKFVGIKYEEHENYKTSKKQI from the coding sequence ATGTCTTTGACCCATTTTGTTAGTGCGGACGGCTCGCACGTCTTATTCTCACCTCGGGCTAACCAGTACTTGTTGGTCAATTCAGAGGGCACCTCGGTGTCCACATCTTCCCCAGATGTTGCTGCCAAGGGTTCTGGATCGACTGTTTCCGCTGTTTTGGGTACTATCCgcttcaagatcaacaagtacTTGGTGTTGGTTACCAAGCACGAAATTACTGGTCTGATTATGGGCAAGAAAATCGCCAAAGTGGTATCTCATAAGGTGTACCCCTTGGGTAACGAAagtctttcaaagaaggaCGCTGAAGAGTCAAACtacttgtccttgttggagCAGCACTTAAATTCTGCCTCGTtgtttttctcaattgaCAATGCGTACGACTTGACGAACTCGTTGCAAAGACAGCTTGCCAACGGGGTCAAGACCTACGATACCCGTTTCTTCTGGAATCACTACTTGTCTGAAGAATTggttgctgctggtgccaaTGCATTTGTGACTCCCACCATATATGGCTACTTTGAGGAGCACAGCACCGAGTTCAAGGGCCATCAGAAGTTGGACTTTGCTTTGTTGACGCGTAGAGCTTGGGCCCGTGCTGGCACGAGATACTTCCGTCGAGGCATTGACGAGCACGGTAACGTGGCCAACTTTAATGAGACGGAACAAATTGTCACCACCTCTAACAACAAGATTTTCTCGTTCTTGCAAACAAGAGGGTCTGTACCAGTGTACTGGTCTGAGatcaacgacttgaagtACAAGCCCAACTTGGCTATCTCATCTAGACCTTCTCAGGATGCGACTGCAAAGCACTTTGAGGAGCAGGTCAAGCTCTATGGTGAGAACTACTTGGTTAACTTGGTTAATCAGAGTGGGTATGAAAAGCCTGTCAAGGATGCATACGAGGAAGCTGTCAGAACTTTGCTGCCTAGTCTTGCAGAAAAGGTGAAGTATATATACTTCGACTTCCATCATGAGTGCAGTAAGATGCGTTGGGACAGAGTCAAGCTTTTGCTTGACCACTTGACCCAAATTGGCTTCACCAACGATAATTTCTTCGCCTATGACATCAACTCGAACACTGTTACGCACGTTCAGGACAAGGTTGTGAGAACCAATTGCATGGATTGTTTGGACAGAACTAACGTTGTTCAATCGATGTTGGGACGTTGGGTGTTGCAGAAGCAGCTTGAGGTCACCAATTACTTGACCACCCCTGGTCAGGCTTGGGAGATCATCGACCCATCCTTTAACTTATTCTTCCAGAGTTTCTGGGCTGATAATGCTGATGCAGTCTCGTGTGCTTACTCAGGTACTGGAGCTCTTAAGACTGACTACACAAGAACTGGAAAAAGAACCAAGATGGGTGCTTTGCAGGATTTGAACAACTCTATCACCAGATACTATCTCAATAACCTTAGAGATGGACATAGACAGGATGCCTATGATTTGTTTTTGGGCAATTACAGACCGTTCCGTGACTCACGTCAAAGTCCATTCGTGGACAAGAGATCGCCATACATCCAATTACTTCCATACATTATCGGTGCGTCAttctttgttcttctttcgCTTTTGATTTACCCAAGCGGATCCCTTCTCAGTTGGAAGAACATCCTCATTGTTAGCGGATGCTTAtacttgttcttgaagaacactACCTACCTCATCAAGAACGGTTATCAGTTTGTTGACTGGCCTAGATTGGTTCCattggacttcttgaaaagaaCTGAAGAGTTTACCCCAGATGGCAAGTTTGTTGGAATCAAGTATGAGGAGCATGAGAACTATAAGAcgtcaaagaagcaaatcTAG